GTGCAGCATGAAGGAGAAATTCCGCCAGTCAATGGGCTGGCTGCACACATGGAGCGGGCTTATACTCGGCTGGCTGATATTTGTGATATTTTTCACAGGAACCCTGTCATATTTCCGTCATGAGATAACCCACTGGATGCAGCCGGAGACCCACGGGTCGGTAAAATTTGATCCTGCTGCCGTGGACAAGGCTGTGGACTACCTGAAAAATAACGCACCTGATGAAGCCGCAGGATGGCTGATCGCCCTGCCGGATGAGCGCACAAAAACCATAGAGGCATCCTGGCGTGTGCTCAGGATTGACCCGAAATACGGCATACGTCCCGAAATAACGCAGAACTTTCTTGATGCTTCCACAGGGGAAAACACAAACGCCCGCAAAACCCATGGCGGCGAATTTCTCTACCGTTTTCACATAGAGCTTTACGGCATGGACAAAACCCTCGGCCGCTGGATAATCGGCATAGCCACAATGGCACTGTTCATAGCCATAATCACCGGAATCATACTCCATAAGAGGATATTCAAGGATTTCTTCGTTTTCCGCGGGAACAAGGGTGTGCGTTCATGGATCGATGCTCACATATTCGCAGCGGTTCTTGCCCTGCCATACCATATAATGATCACCTATTCCGGTCTGCTTCTTCTGATGATGATACTTCTGCCGTGGAACACAGAGGAATTTCTGAGGGAATATAAAGAGATGCGCGCAAAAATGATGTCTCAGCCTGTTGAGGTTATCCCTTCCGATTATGAAGCGTATCCGCCCGTTTCCCTTGTTCCTCTCCTGAAAGACGCAGAGGAGAGGCTCGGCGAAAAAATCGGCAGGATATATATCAGCAATCCGGGCAGACGCAATATGACGGCTCAGCTTGTGCCTTCCAGAAGTGACAAAATCACTTACACGGACAGAAGCCGCAGCGCGGAAGCAGTAGTAAGCTACAACCTGCGCAACGGCAGGTTCTATGGAGAGATGACGAGTGAGCCTGTGTCAGCGGCTTATTCCATTTTCAATGCTTTCAGCACCCTTCATGTGGCGCGTTTTGCGGACACTTTCATGCGCTGGCTGTTTTTTATCTCAGGGGTGATGGGCACGGTGATGACCGCCACTGGACTCATAATCTGGACACAGAAGAAGGCAAAAGCCGCAGATAAACCGTTCGGGCGTAAGCTGGTTGAGGTGCTGAATATAGGCGGGATCACAGGCCTTGCCGCAGCCACAGCCGCCTACTTCTGGGCGAACAGGTTTGTGCCCGCTGCCGCTGAAAACCGTATGAGTCTTGAACTCTGGGCATTTTTCGGCGTGTGGGCGCTGACCTTCATCCACCCCGCAATACGGGACAGAAAAAAGGCATGGGTTGACCAGCTATGGCTCTGCGCCGGGCTGTACGCTCTCATTCCCGCAGTGAATGCCCTCACTTCGTCCATGAACCTCTTTAAGGCTTTCTCTGCCGGAAACATGGTCGTGGCGGGGTTTGATCTCACCGCACTTGCTGCCGGAGTTCTGTTTGCCGTCACCGCAGTAATAGTTTCCGGAAAGGAGGCGAAATAATGTTTGCAGGTCTTATCACCATTGCTCTCACCTTCACAGGGTTCAGCCTGATAGCCCTTGCCGCGGACAAGCACCGTGCGCAGATAACTGACAGAGAGTTCAGCCCTAAGCTGAAACCAGCCCTTATGCTCGCCGGGTGGGTTCTGCTTATTGTTTCCGCCGTACCCTGCGTTCAGCAGTATAAAATATCCATCGGACTCACAGCCTGGTTCGGCTGCATGAGTGTTTCCGGCAGTGTGCTTGTGCTCATGCTGGCCTATATTCCCCGAAAAGTTTCCATAAGCGCCGCAGGGGCAGTTCCCTTTGCCGTGCTTATGTTTCTGATACAGGTTTTCCTGTAGATTCTGCCATTCTTAAGCCCGTGCCGCGCTGACTGCGGTGCGGGCTCTTTAAAATGCCTTTTCCCCGATAAATTTATGGACAAACCGCCGCTCTTTTTTATAAGCTTGGGATTATTGAGGTGCTTATAATGCTTATTTACGGAATCGGTCTCGGACCGGGCGATCCTGAACTTGTTACGGTAAAGGCGGTTAAAACTCTGGAAAAATCAGATGTGGTCATAGTTCCCCAGTCCGATAAAACAGGGCGGAGCATAGCGGGCGACATAGTGAAAAACTATGTGCCGGAAGAAAAAATCCTCTGGTATTACTTCCCCATGACGGGAGATAAGGCTGATCTGGATACCAGATACACCGCCCTTGCCACAGAGATGGAAAAGCTGGCAGCGGAAGGAAAAACAATCAGCTACGTCACAATCGGCGATACGCCTGTTTACAGCACATTCAATTATCTGCGGGATAAGCTTAAGGCAAAAAATATAGAAACGAAAATGATAGCGGGAATCTCCGCTTTCTCCGCATCCGCAAACAGGATGAATCTGCCCCTGTGCGAGAAGGACGGCTCATTCTGCGTGGCTGAAATGCCGGATACCGATGAGGAACTCCTTGAGCTGACACGCCGCTTCACTTCCGTTGTGCTGATGAAGGTACATAAAAGGCTCGGAGTGCTTACGGAATTTGTGCGGAAAAACAGCCTCAGTGAGGCGTACCTTTTTCAGCGTGTGACAATGGAGGATGAACAGATCTTCAACCTGCTCACGGAAGTTCCCGGAGAATCAGCGGGGTATCTCTCCACAGCGATTTTAAAGGCTTAGTAGAATATCAAGGGATTCAAGGAAGGCTTCTTCCTCAAAAACCTCAACGCAGACTGTGATGTCCTGAAGCTCCGCAAAGCTTTTAATCAGGCGGAGCGTTTTCTTGTCTATGTGCTTCAGGCTCTGATGGTCACGCATTCCGTCGGAGCCGTGCAGGTGAATGAGGCCTATGTCGATGCTCCAGCGCCTGATTATATCCTCAACTTTTCCGCCGTAATGGAGAACATGCCCCAAATCGGCGCATATTGCCGCATCTGCTCCCGCCAGTTTGCTGAAAAGATGCGCATCATCCTCTCCGTTTTCAACAGACAGGGGTACGGCTGATTTCCTTGCAAACTCTGTGAGGTTCCTGAAAAAACTCTCCTGATGCTGAATATGGATCGTGTGCGTGTATGCGTTCAGCGGTTTGAGAAGCTCAGCAAACCGTTCTATCACAGACCAGTTTTCCTTTACGGAAAGATCAATGTCATAAGGCATATGCACATTAAACCGCATCCCGGTCGCCGCAAGTTCCGCCACCTCCGCCGGATCGGGTTCGTCACCCATGTACATGCTTGACATATACAAAAGCTCCACCTCATCCACAAGCCCTTGCAGGAAGCGGACATTTGTAATCCTGTCAGCTTTTTTTATGAATGACGGAGCCGCTATGCGCATGCCAGCGGACACCCGCCGTAATACCTCAGCACGAAGTAAACGGCAACACACAGGGCAACGGCAAACACCGCCGCAGTTTCAAACAGCTTTACCGCCTCTTTTATCTTCTCCGGCGCAGGCTCCCCTGTTCCGTCCCCCATGAATGGCTTGTCCTTAACCCTGCCGAAATATGATACAGAACCGCCGAGACGAAGATTCAGGGCTCCGGCAAAGGCAGACATGGAGTGCGCGGAATTTGGGCTGTCATGGGCAAGCCTGTATTTCAGGGCAGTTTTCAGAGTGTTTTTCATACTCATGCCGCAGAAAGGGGCTGAAAAAGCGATTATCAGCACGGAAAGCCTCGCCGGAATGAAATTAAGCACATCATCAAGACGGGCGGCGAACCTGCCGAAATTTATATATTTTTCGTTTTTATAGCCGATCATGGAGTCCAGCGTACTGACAGCCTTGAAGAAAACAGCCCCCGCACCGCCTCCGAAAACAGCGTATAAAAGGGGTGAAAGCACGCCGTCGGTATAGTTTTCGGACACTGATTCCACTGCGGATTTCACAACCGCCGCCTCATCCATCCCTTGGGTATCACGGCTTACTATCATGGACAGTTCATGCCCGGCTGAGGGGAGATCGCCCGCCGTGAGCGGTTCATAAACCCTCATTGCATGCTGCTTCATGGATTTTGCGCTTACGGCTGTGTATATGATGACTGAGTTTAACAAAACAAACGCGTACACATGAAAGCCGTATGCAAAGTGCAGCAGAACCGCAGCGGCAGATGTCCACAACGCAGCGGAAACGGCAGTTAAGATCACTCCGCCCGCAAACCCAAGTCCGTACAGGTATTTTTCCAGAAATCTGTTAAGTCTGCCCATGAGGACAACAGGGTGGAGCCCTGTTCTCGGATCGCCGAAAATATCATCCAGAAAAAATGCTATGGCGGCGGAAACAAGATTAAGGCTGATAAACTGCGTCACAGCACATTCTCCAGAGCATCGATCAAAGGCCGCATATCTCCCCGCACAGAAAAGCGTATATGCTCACCCTCAAGCCCGGTGAAATTGGCGCAGTCACGGATAAGCACCTTCTGGCGGAAACATTTGCTGAAAACGTCCCCGGAGCTCACCCCGTGCAGACGGCAGAGTATGAAGTTCACGTCCGATTCCAGAGGCTCCAGCCAGCCGAACCTGTCAAGCTCAGGGAGAAAAGCCTTCTTGAGTTTTGCTGTTTTGGCGGCTGTTCCGGCGGTGTCTTCATTCAAAAGGAGCATACCCGCAGCCTGAGCAACGCTGTTCACGCTCCAGGGAGGCATAAACCCGCTGATTTTTTCGATAAGCCCTGTATTGCCTGAAATAACAAAACCGAGCCTCAGCCCCGGCACACCGAAGATTTTGGAGAATGACCGCAGAACGGCGAGATTGTCATAAAGACAGTTTTTCAGCGTGAAATCAGGCTCATTAACATGGAAAGGCATATAGGATTCATCAACCACAAACATCGTCTGCGGGTTGTCATTTATCAGCGCCAGCAGGTCATTGCGGGCTGTTGTGCGCCCTGTGGGGTTGCCAGGATTACAGATAAAGCTGAGAACCGCCGGAGCGAGCAGAGGATGGGTCTTCACACTGACTCCGTACATACGGCAGAAATACTCATAATCGGAGTAGGCAGGGAGCGCAATATGTGCCCTTTTGCCCGAAAATATACGGCATATCTTTTCGATGGCTTCCGTAGTACCCGCCGTCACGCAGATATTCTCAGGATTCACCCCAATGGAAGCGGCGTACGCACTTCTCAGTGTGCGGGATTCAGGCTCAGGCAGAACTGAAATAAGCTCAGGCAGGTTAAGCCCGCTGAGGCACTTCGGCTGAATATGGCTCACATTCCCGCTGTAGTCTCTTATTTCTGCCGGAGACACATTAAGTTCTGCCGCCGCTTTATATATGTCTCCGCCGTGTTTTCCCTGCTTCACGTGGGTTTCCCCCTTTAAAATAATAATGTTTTATAGCGTAAAGAATGATCTTGTCATACAATAATTTTGTTTTTACGGAGATAAATTATGATCACACTGATAACGGGCGGCGCGGGAACGGGCAAAACATCCTATGCCCTTAAGCTTGCTGAAAAGTATTCTAAAAAAGCCTATATCGCAACAGCGGAAGTGACCGACAGCGAAATGGGGCTCAAAATAGAAAAACACAGACAGGAAAGGGACGAAACCCACACCACTTACGAGGAGCCTCTGGAGCTTGATGAGGCACTCACAGAGGCGGCAGAGGAAAATGATATAATTGTTCTGGACTGTCTGACTTTCTGGATCAATAATCTTCTGTATTACAAGAAACCTGCGGCTGAATATACCGAAAGGTTCCTGAGAGCGCTCAAGAATTGCGGCAAGCCCGTGATAATAATCACCAACGAGGTGAGCACAGGCGTTGTCCCCGCCGAGAAACTGACGAGGGAATATGTCCGTCTCACTGCGGCGGCAAACAGACAGACAGCGGACGAAGCGGACAGAGTAATACTGATGGTGGCGGGACAGCCGCTTTATGTTAAGGGGGAGAAATGAGGCTTGAGCAGATAATCACAGACATAAAAGAGAGCAACAAGACGGTTTACGAAAAAGCCCGTGAGCGTACGGCAAACCTTATCATGCCGCCCAGAGCCATGGGCAGACTGAATGATATATCCGAAAAGCTCTGCGCAATTTACGGCACATTAAAACCTGTTACTGATAAACGCGCTGTCTTCGTGATGGCGGGCGATCACGGCATAGCGGCTAAGGGGGTAAGCGCCTTCCCGCAGGAAGTGACAGGGCAGATGATGGGAGCCTTCATGGGCGGCATGGCGACTATAAACGCCCTATCCAACGCCGCCGGAGCCAGAGTTTTCGTGACTGATGCCGGAACGCTGCACTCCATGGAGGATGCGGTAATATCCGAGAACGCCGAATTTTTTCAGCGCAAAACCGCCTCCGGAACAAAGGACTTCTCCGCTGAACCCGCCATGACCGCTGAGCAGGCGAAACAGTGCATCCTCGCCGGGTATGACGTTACAAGCGAACAGATCAGAAAACACGGACTCAACCTTGTCGCCACAGGGGACATGGGTATAGGGAACACCACCCCCTCATCCGCAATCGGCAGCGTCATCACAGGTGAAACTGTGGAAGTGATGACAGGCATGGGCTCAGGTCTCACAAATGAAAGAGTCCTGAATAAAATAAACCTCATCAAACAGGGGATTGAGATAAACAAACCTAACCCCAAGGACGGGCTGGATGTTCTCGCCAAAGTCGGCGGGTTTGAGATAGGCGCCATAGCCGGAACAATAATCGCCGCTGCTCACCACAGAATCCCCGTTGTGATAGACGGTATAATCTCCACAGCAGGGGCGCTCATTGCGGCATGCATAGCTCCGAAAACCCTTGACTACATGATAGCGGGGCATGTTTCCGAAGAGCCGGGGCATAAGCTTATGCTCCGCCACCTCGGACTTGTGCCTGTGCTCGATCTCGGCATGAGGCTGGGGGAAGGCACAGGGGCTGTCGCCGCTATGCAGATAATCGATCTGGCCGCAGCGGTTATCCGTGATGTAGCCACCTTTGAGGAGGCGGCCGTCTCCGGCAAGGATTAATGATGAAGGGCTTCATTCAGGCTTTATCCTTTCTCACCGTAATCAGAATACGCACAGGCGGGGAATACAGACCCGCCGCTATGATTCCGCACTTCGCGCTCACCGGGCTTTTTATCGGCGCCGGACTGTGGGCTGTATCTCATGTTACGGACGGCTTCTTTCTCCGCCCCGTGCTTATGCTCGTCTACCTCGCCGCTGTGACAGGGGCGCTCCATCTGGACGGGTTTATAGACACTGCGGATGCCCTCTTCTCCCACCGGAGCCGTGAGCGGAAGCTTGAGATTATGAAAGACCCTCACGCCGGTTCCATGGGGATAGTGGCTGTTGTGCTGCTGCTTCTCGCTAAATGGTCCGCCTTCTCGCAGACAGGAGATGTATGGCTCATAGCTGTAATCCCTGCATATGCGCGCTTCGCCGCGGTGGTCGGCATGCTCAGCCTCCCCTACGCCCGCAGGGAGGGTCTGGGAAAGATGTTTGCCGAAGGCGCTGGGAAAGCCGCTCTTTTGCAGATAATTCCGTTTATGATCGCCGTGTTCTGGTTCAGCGGTCTGCCGTTCTTCCTATGGTTTCATCTGGTGTTTGCTCTCTGCGTTTTCTCCGTCCTCTTTTTCTACCGTTTTTCCCTGGGCGGTATAACCGGAGACCTCATGGGCGCGATGATAGAATTTACCGAAGCGGTTTTATTCATCTTAACCGCTGTGCATTTCATAAAAACATAGAAGCCTGATACAAGCCTGACGGCATTAATAGAAAAATATAATTTAGATCGATAAAATTTTATTGACATTATCTAACTCATCTTTTATTAAATTATAAATTCCATGTGAGCAGTCTGCTCAGTTTCTTGAAATCCGTTCTAAGAGATTCAGAGAAGTTTCAGTTTTTTACCTGCCGCGCCTTTAAAAGGTACGCGGTCTATTGCCTTATCAAAATGTCTGATTAACCAAAAAGGCATATCCGGCAATAGTATGTGTGATTAGCACGGTGATGAAAGTGTGTTTAAACTCAAAAAATAATGAATATATAAATTTCTCTTTATTACCAGAGAGAAAGCAACCAAGGGGCAGGACGATCGCTTAAAAGCGACCGCCCAAATTATTTATCCGGAGGATATTGATGAATTTACGTGCCAAACTGCGCAGCTTATGCGCACTGACGCTGACAGCAGGCGCTTTTGCGATGCCGGCATCAGCCGGGGAAACAATCCAGCTTGAATCTGTGGTGGTTACCGCCGCAGGCTACGAGCAGAAAATCAAGGATGCTCCCGCCAGCATTTCTGTTATCACAAGGGAGGAGCTGGACAGAAAGCCCTATATCACCCTTCTTGACGCTGTAAGGGACATAGAAGGGATCGACATAGGCGAAACAGTGGACAAGACCGGACAGGGAACCATCAGCATAAGGGGTATGGGGTCGGATTACACCCTTGTGATGATCGACGGCAAACGCCAGAGCAACATAGGGGATATATACCCCAACAGTTTCGGCGGCAACCAGTTTAACCATATTCCGCCTCTTGACATGATAGAGAGAATCGAGGTTATCAGAGGCCCCATGTCAACCCTTTACGGTGCGGATGCCATGGGCGGCGTAATTAACATCATAACCAAGAAAGTTGCTGACCGCTGGACAGGTTCGGCAACTTTCAGCCGCAACTTTCAGGAAGATTCAGGCTTCGGTGACGACACCACCCAGAGTTTCAGCATAATGGGCCCCATTATAGCAGGTAAAATAGGTGTAAGCCTTTACGGAAGCATATTTGACCGTGAGGAATCAGCTCCTGCCCTTGAATCAGTAACAGCCCCCGACGGAGTGACATATGACCGCACACTGGGCTTCGGCGGATGGGGCAAAACCGCGGAAAACAAAACATGGAACCTCGGTGTCGGTGTTACTTTCACTCCGAACAAGGCACACACTATAAAGGTTGACTACGATACATCCAATCAGGAATATGACAACACTGAAAGCAACCTAGGAACAGTGGACAGCATAGAAACCATATGGAGAAACCAGCGTGTCGGCTACCACGAAACAATGAAGTTCAGGCGCGACCAGTGGTCTGTTACCCATAATGCGGACTGGAACCTCGGCAAGAGCGAACTGAGGCTTTCCTATGTGGAAACAGCAAACGAAGGGCGCTCCATGCCCCTCACCGCGTCAGAGCGTCTTCTTGTGCAGGATCTTAAAACTGCTTATCCCGCAAGCAGCTATGAAGCTTTCCTTTCTCAGCTTTCAGCGGACGAAAGAGCAGCCTTCTTAGCCCTCTTTCCCCGCGCGGACAGACCCCTTGAAACACGCCAGTACACTCTGGACGCAAAATACGAACTGCCTCTGGGAGCACACCACATAATATTCGGCGGTCAGTATATTGATGCCGAGATGGAGGACGGAGTTTTCGGACTCAAGGACGGAAGCTACGATGCGGGTACAGTGCAGGAACACCGCCAGTGGTCGCTCTTTGCGGAAGACAGCTGGAAGGCTCTTCAATTTCTTACCCTCACAGGCGGACTTCGCTATGACCACCACAACGAATTCGGCGGTCACTTAAGCCCGCGTGTGTATGCTGTTGTTGATATTAACGATGAATGGGCTGTAAAAGGCGGCGTAAGCACAGGCTACAAAGCACCCAAAGCCAGCGATCTCTATGCGGGAATAACAGGTTTCGGCGGTCAGGGCACAAGCCCGTGGGTCGGCAATCCGGATCTCAAGCCGGAAACAAGCGTAAACAGCGAGCTTGCCGTCTACTGGGAAGCCAAAGCCGGACACAGCTTCAACGCGACTGTCTTCATGAACAAGTTTGAAGATAAAATAGCCTCAGGAGAAACCATAATTGTTGATTTCGGTGACGGCTGGGATCAGATAGGCAGCGGCTACACTACATACAGACAGAAGCGCAACCTTGATGAGGCTGAGATAAAAGGTCTTGAGGTAGCAGGAAAGGTTCAGCTTCCTTACGGGCTTTCTTTCAGAGCTAACTACACTTATACGGATTCTGAAATCACAAAAGGCGATGAAAAAGGCAAACCCCTCACCGATACGGCTGAGCATATGGCAAATGCTACCCTTGACTGGTATGCAAACCCGAAACTTATGCTTTTCCTGAATGCCAACTACAGCGGCGAGAGAACAGGCGGAACATACACCCTGAACGGTGTAAGCCACGAGTTCAAGTACAAGAAATCTCTCCTTTTTCATCTGGGAGGCTCGCTTAAACTTTCCGAAAACGTGACATTCAACGCCCGTGTGAACAACCTGCTTGATAAAGATTTCAGCAAGTACAAAGTCATCTACAACGATGCCAACTCAAACGGAAGCTATGCAGACTCAGGCGACATCACATATCTGAACGACTATAACGTAATCCAGAAAGCGCGCAGCTACTGGGCATCAGTAAACGTAAAATTCTAAACCATTTATAACATTCATGCAGGTCTCATCAAAGAGGCCTGCATTCTTTCATAAGTTAGAAGGGATGAAAAATATTGACACTCACTAATAAAATTGTTATCCAAATGCTGACATATGCTTGGAGGCTTCGCCTCATAAGCCCCGAAATCCGTCCTTTTCAGAGATTCAGAACATGTCGGCAGCAAAAACGGAAGCAGCGCTTCCCGGCTGCTTCCTCAAATCAGGCATTACTTATTTACAGGGGGTCAGAATGACCAGCTATTCAGGACTAAAATACAGGCTTGAAACAGCCTCCCGTATTTTTCTGGCAATCGTGGGCGGGTACATACTTTCCGCATTTGCCGCAATATGGATCACACGCCTTGTTCCATTTGAGGCCAGATACGCCTCAATAACAGGCAACATGCTGTTTTTTATCATCTACACATGCGCGGTGATATGGACTTTTGCAAATATTAAAACAATTAAAGCATGGCTGGGGATCTGCATTCCCGCCGCTGTTCTGGGCGGTCTGCTCCTGCTTCCGTGGAGCGGGCAATGAGAGAAAAATTCCGTCAGTCAATAGGCTGGCTCCATTCATGGAGCGGGCTGATAATAGGTTGGCTCCTTTTCGCTATTTTCTTCACAGGAACCTACTCATATTTCAGAAACGAAATAACCTACTGGATGCAGCCGGAACTGCACGGCTCAGCACCCGCGGGAAATGAAGCCATGCTGGCGGCGGACTACCTCGACAGAGTAGCCCCTGAATCATCATCATGGTCAATAACTCTGCCGACAGAAAGAAGCAGGGTAACTCAGGTGGCATTCAGAGAGCAGCCCGCCGCGCAGAATACCGAACGCCCGCGGAGGGAACGCCAGCCCGGAGAGGAAAGCAGCCGCCCCGCAGGTGAAAGAAGAGAACGCGCAGCAGCACCGGAAAGCAGAGAACAGCCCGAAGCGGGGAACACTCAGCAGACTGATGCATCCCCCATGAGAATACCCATGGCAGTTCACTACCTCGACTCCCAGACCGGAGAGCGCATAATCCCCAGAGAAACAAGCGGAGGAACATTCCTCTACCGTTTTCATGTGGAGCTTTACGGCATGGACAGAATCACCGGGCGAAAAATAATCGGAGCCGCCACAATGGTTATGCTCATAGCCATAATAAGCGGCATAATTATCCATAAAAGAATTTTTGCGGACTTTTTCACTTTCCGCAGAAAGAAAGGGACGAGAACATGGATAGACGCACACATATTCACCGCTGTCCTCGCCCTCCCCTACCACATCATGATCACCTACTCCGGTTTAGTTCTGCTTATGATGATTCTGCTTCCGTGGAACACGGACGGCCTACGCAGAATGCCCGCCCAGAACCAGCAGCAGAGGCAGGCGGAAATCGTAACCGAAAGGGTGAAGCTCACTCCATTAGCCCCTATACTGCAGGACGCTGAGGAAAGGCTCGGTTCAAAAATTGAGCGTATAGCGATCAGCAATCAGGGTAAAAACAATATGATAATGGAAATAACCCCTGTCGGCAGAAAAAGCATAACCGCAACAGGAAGAGGGAGCGGCTCCTCCGTAAAAGCTGTTTATAAAGGTTCAAACGGCAGATTCATGGGAGAGTCAGTAACCGAAGCCCCGAACAAAATCGCAGCAACTATGAATGTTTTAAGCTCGCTCCACCTTGCCAGATTTGCAGATACATTCACAAGATGGCTGTTCTTCATCTCCGGCGCCCTAGGTACTGTGATGGTAGGTACGGGGCTCATAATCTGGACAAACAAAAAAACCAAATCAATGGACAAATCCTTCGGAAGAAAGCTTGTCGAGGTGCTTAACATTGGCGGAATAACAGGCCTTATCGCCGCTACGGGCGTGCATTTCTGGTCAAACAGGCTCCTCCCTTTTGATCTCGCATCAAGATCCGGCTGGGAAATACGGATGTTTTTCACTGCGTGGCTTCTCTGCTGCCTGCATCCGCTGATAAGACCCGCAAAAAAAGCATGGACGGAGCAGCTTACGCTCTGCGCTGCGCTCTACTGCCTTATGCCCGTGCTGAATGCCTTCACCTCCAAGGTGAACCTGTTCAGCGCGATAGTTCAGGGGAA
The window above is part of the Geovibrio ferrireducens genome. Proteins encoded here:
- a CDS encoding PepSY-associated TM helix domain-containing protein, which gives rise to MKEKFRQSMGWLHTWSGLILGWLIFVIFFTGTLSYFRHEITHWMQPETHGSVKFDPAAVDKAVDYLKNNAPDEAAGWLIALPDERTKTIEASWRVLRIDPKYGIRPEITQNFLDASTGENTNARKTHGGEFLYRFHIELYGMDKTLGRWIIGIATMALFIAIITGIILHKRIFKDFFVFRGNKGVRSWIDAHIFAAVLALPYHIMITYSGLLLLMMILLPWNTEEFLREYKEMRAKMMSQPVEVIPSDYEAYPPVSLVPLLKDAEERLGEKIGRIYISNPGRRNMTAQLVPSRSDKITYTDRSRSAEAVVSYNLRNGRFYGEMTSEPVSAAYSIFNAFSTLHVARFADTFMRWLFFISGVMGTVMTATGLIIWTQKKAKAADKPFGRKLVEVLNIGGITGLAAATAAYFWANRFVPAAAENRMSLELWAFFGVWALTFIHPAIRDRKKAWVDQLWLCAGLYALIPAVNALTSSMNLFKAFSAGNMVVAGFDLTALAAGVLFAVTAVIVSGKEAK
- a CDS encoding aminotransferase class I/II-fold pyridoxal phosphate-dependent enzyme codes for the protein MKQGKHGGDIYKAAAELNVSPAEIRDYSGNVSHIQPKCLSGLNLPELISVLPEPESRTLRSAYAASIGVNPENICVTAGTTEAIEKICRIFSGKRAHIALPAYSDYEYFCRMYGVSVKTHPLLAPAVLSFICNPGNPTGRTTARNDLLALINDNPQTMFVVDESYMPFHVNEPDFTLKNCLYDNLAVLRSFSKIFGVPGLRLGFVISGNTGLIEKISGFMPPWSVNSVAQAAGMLLLNEDTAGTAAKTAKLKKAFLPELDRFGWLEPLESDVNFILCRLHGVSSGDVFSKCFRQKVLIRDCANFTGLEGEHIRFSVRGDMRPLIDALENVL
- the cbiB gene encoding adenosylcobinamide-phosphate synthase CbiB produces the protein MTQFISLNLVSAAIAFFLDDIFGDPRTGLHPVVLMGRLNRFLEKYLYGLGFAGGVILTAVSAALWTSAAAVLLHFAYGFHVYAFVLLNSVIIYTAVSAKSMKQHAMRVYEPLTAGDLPSAGHELSMIVSRDTQGMDEAAVVKSAVESVSENYTDGVLSPLLYAVFGGGAGAVFFKAVSTLDSMIGYKNEKYINFGRFAARLDDVLNFIPARLSVLIIAFSAPFCGMSMKNTLKTALKYRLAHDSPNSAHSMSAFAGALNLRLGGSVSYFGRVKDKPFMGDGTGEPAPEKIKEAVKLFETAAVFAVALCVAVYFVLRYYGGCPLACA
- the cobI gene encoding precorrin-2 C(20)-methyltransferase; this encodes MLIYGIGLGPGDPELVTVKAVKTLEKSDVVIVPQSDKTGRSIAGDIVKNYVPEEKILWYYFPMTGDKADLDTRYTALATEMEKLAAEGKTISYVTIGDTPVYSTFNYLRDKLKAKNIETKMIAGISAFSASANRMNLPLCEKDGSFCVAEMPDTDEELLELTRRFTSVVLMKVHKRLGVLTEFVRKNSLSEAYLFQRVTMEDEQIFNLLTEVPGESAGYLSTAILKA
- a CDS encoding DUF3325 domain-containing protein, which translates into the protein MFAGLITIALTFTGFSLIALAADKHRAQITDREFSPKLKPALMLAGWVLLIVSAVPCVQQYKISIGLTAWFGCMSVSGSVLVLMLAYIPRKVSISAAGAVPFAVLMFLIQVFL
- the cobT gene encoding nicotinate-nucleotide--dimethylbenzimidazole phosphoribosyltransferase — its product is MRLEQIITDIKESNKTVYEKARERTANLIMPPRAMGRLNDISEKLCAIYGTLKPVTDKRAVFVMAGDHGIAAKGVSAFPQEVTGQMMGAFMGGMATINALSNAAGARVFVTDAGTLHSMEDAVISENAEFFQRKTASGTKDFSAEPAMTAEQAKQCILAGYDVTSEQIRKHGLNLVATGDMGIGNTTPSSAIGSVITGETVEVMTGMGSGLTNERVLNKINLIKQGIEINKPNPKDGLDVLAKVGGFEIGAIAGTIIAAAHHRIPVVIDGIISTAGALIAACIAPKTLDYMIAGHVSEEPGHKLMLRHLGLVPVLDLGMRLGEGTGAVAAMQIIDLAAAVIRDVATFEEAAVSGKD
- the cbiR gene encoding cobamide remodeling phosphodiesterase CbiR: MRIAAPSFIKKADRITNVRFLQGLVDEVELLYMSSMYMGDEPDPAEVAELAATGMRFNVHMPYDIDLSVKENWSVIERFAELLKPLNAYTHTIHIQHQESFFRNLTEFARKSAVPLSVENGEDDAHLFSKLAGADAAICADLGHVLHYGGKVEDIIRRWSIDIGLIHLHGSDGMRDHQSLKHIDKKTLRLIKSFAELQDITVCVEVFEEEAFLESLDILLSL
- the cobS gene encoding adenosylcobinamide-GDP ribazoletransferase, coding for MMKGFIQALSFLTVIRIRTGGEYRPAAMIPHFALTGLFIGAGLWAVSHVTDGFFLRPVLMLVYLAAVTGALHLDGFIDTADALFSHRSRERKLEIMKDPHAGSMGIVAVVLLLLAKWSAFSQTGDVWLIAVIPAYARFAAVVGMLSLPYARREGLGKMFAEGAGKAALLQIIPFMIAVFWFSGLPFFLWFHLVFALCVFSVLFFYRFSLGGITGDLMGAMIEFTEAVLFILTAVHFIKT
- a CDS encoding bifunctional adenosylcobinamide kinase/adenosylcobinamide-phosphate guanylyltransferase, which codes for MITLITGGAGTGKTSYALKLAEKYSKKAYIATAEVTDSEMGLKIEKHRQERDETHTTYEEPLELDEALTEAAEENDIIVLDCLTFWINNLLYYKKPAAEYTERFLRALKNCGKPVIIITNEVSTGVVPAEKLTREYVRLTAAANRQTADEADRVILMVAGQPLYVKGEK